In Fusobacterium varium, one DNA window encodes the following:
- the rph gene encoding ribonuclease PH, with amino-acid sequence METKELIIEEDLRSVKYREDGRAENQLRKIKITRDFNLYAEGSVLIEFGNTKVICTASVSEKVPPFLKGQGKGWITAEYSMIPRATGERNQRESAKGKLSGRTMEIQRLIGRALRTAIDLDKLGERTVTIDCDVIQADGGTRTTSISGGYIALALAMKKLVNEGILAENPIISNVAAISVGIVGGTPMLDLKYSEDSAAEVDMNVVMNGEGRFVEVQGTGEEATYTRAELNQLLDLAEAGINEIIELQNRVIGE; translated from the coding sequence ATGGAAACAAAAGAATTAATAATAGAAGAAGATTTAAGAAGTGTAAAATATAGAGAAGATGGAAGAGCAGAAAATCAACTTAGAAAGATAAAAATAACTAGAGATTTTAACCTTTATGCTGAAGGATCTGTACTTATTGAGTTTGGAAATACAAAAGTTATATGTACAGCATCAGTTAGTGAAAAAGTACCACCATTTTTAAAAGGACAAGGTAAAGGGTGGATAACTGCTGAATATTCAATGATACCTAGAGCAACTGGAGAGAGAAATCAAAGAGAATCTGCTAAAGGAAAACTATCTGGAAGAACTATGGAGATTCAAAGATTAATAGGAAGAGCTTTAAGAACAGCTATAGATTTAGATAAATTAGGAGAGAGAACAGTTACTATTGACTGTGATGTTATCCAAGCTGATGGAGGAACAAGAACAACTTCTATCTCTGGTGGATATATAGCCCTTGCTTTAGCTATGAAAAAATTAGTAAATGAAGGAATACTTGCTGAAAATCCAATTATATCAAATGTTGCTGCTATAAGTGTAGGAATAGTTGGTGGAACTCCAATGTTAGATCTTAAATACTCTGAAGATTCAGCAGCAGAGGTTGATATGAATGTTGTTATGAATGGAGAGGGAAGATTTGTAGAGGTACAAGGAACAGGAGAAGAGGCAACTTATACAAGAGCTGAATTAAATCAACTTCTTGATTTAGCAGAAGCTGGAATTAATGAGATTATTGAATTACAAAATAGAGTAATAGGAGAATAA
- a CDS encoding XTP/dITP diphosphatase has translation MKIFLATGNKHKIDEIKAIFKNVKDIEILSIKDGIEIPEVVEDGDTFEANSAKKALEIAKFTGMITIADDSGLCVDALNGEPGVYSARYSGEGATDASNNEKLIKNLQGIENRKAHFVSVITLGKPDGRAYSFRGEVEGEIIDTPRGDTGFGYDPHFYVAEYGKTLAEMPEMKNVISHRANALKKLEVELEEILKD, from the coding sequence ATGAAAATATTTTTAGCAACTGGAAATAAACATAAAATAGATGAGATAAAAGCTATTTTTAAAAATGTAAAGGATATTGAAATTTTATCAATAAAAGATGGAATTGAAATTCCTGAAGTAGTGGAAGATGGAGATACATTTGAAGCTAACTCAGCTAAAAAAGCATTGGAGATAGCTAAATTTACTGGAATGATAACAATAGCTGATGATTCTGGACTTTGTGTAGATGCACTAAATGGAGAGCCAGGGGTTTATTCTGCTAGATATTCTGGAGAGGGAGCAACAGATGCTTCAAATAATGAAAAATTAATTAAAAATCTTCAAGGGATAGAAAATAGAAAGGCACACTTTGTAAGTGTAATAACTTTAGGTAAACCTGATGGAAGAGCTTACTCTTTTAGAGGAGAAGTAGAAGGAGAGATAATTGATACTCCAAGAGGAGATACAGGGTTTGGATATGATCCTCATTTCTATGTGGCTGAATATGGAAAAACATTGGCTGAGATGCCAGAGATGAAAAATGTAATTAGTCATAGAGCTAATGCTTTAAAAAAATTAGAAGTAGAGTTAGAAGAGATATTGAAAGATTAG
- the lpxI gene encoding UDP-2,3-diacylglucosamine diphosphatase LpxI (LpxI, functionally equivalent to LpxH, replaces it in LPS biosynthesis in a minority of bacteria.) codes for MEKIGIIVGNGKLPLYFLQEAEKQNISVFPIGLFDTIEPEIKEYSSFKAFNIGEVGGIIKHFLLNGIDQIVMLGKVEKELIFKEMKLDKYGEELLKRLPDKKDETLLFAVIAFFRLNGIKVLPQNYLLKNFMFEDRCYTKIVPTSEEFKTIKIGMEAAKALSEVDAGQTVVCKDSSVVALEGIEGTDKTILRGGELAGDRTIIVKMSRPQQDMRVDIPAVGIETIKRAVAIKARGIVGEAGKMLFLNRDEAIKLAEENNLFIMGVKV; via the coding sequence ATGGAAAAGATAGGAATAATAGTAGGTAATGGAAAGTTACCCCTTTATTTCTTGCAAGAGGCTGAAAAGCAAAATATCAGTGTTTTCCCAATAGGACTTTTTGATACTATTGAACCTGAAATTAAAGAATACAGCTCTTTTAAAGCATTTAATATTGGGGAAGTAGGAGGAATAATAAAACATTTTCTTCTAAATGGAATAGATCAAATAGTGATGCTTGGAAAAGTAGAAAAAGAACTTATTTTTAAAGAGATGAAATTAGACAAATATGGAGAGGAACTTCTGAAGAGATTACCTGACAAGAAGGATGAGACTCTCCTTTTTGCAGTTATAGCATTTTTTAGATTAAATGGAATAAAAGTTTTACCTCAAAATTATCTTTTGAAAAATTTTATGTTTGAAGATAGATGCTATACTAAAATAGTTCCAACTTCTGAAGAGTTTAAAACTATAAAAATAGGGATGGAAGCTGCTAAAGCTCTAAGTGAAGTAGATGCAGGACAAACAGTTGTATGTAAGGATTCCTCAGTAGTTGCTCTTGAAGGAATCGAAGGAACAGATAAAACTATTTTACGTGGAGGAGAGTTAGCAGGAGATAGAACAATTATAGTTAAAATGTCTAGACCTCAACAGGATATGAGAGTTGATATACCTGCTGTTGGAATAGAGACTATAAAGAGAGCTGTTGCAATAAAAGCTAGAGGAATAGTTGGGGAAGCTGGAAAAATGCTATTTTTAAATAGAGATGAAGCTATAAAATTAGCTGAAGAAAATAATCTCTTTATAATGGGAGTAAAGGTTTAA
- a CDS encoding exodeoxyribonuclease V subunit gamma, whose translation MSILDRLNDRQREAASKIEGALLILAGAGSGKTRTITYRIAHMIREIGISPYSILAVTFTNKAAKEMKERVEDLIGEDAKKTMISTFHSFGLRLLRIYGDRLGYGANFTIYDTDDQKRVVKGILKELVVKDKNLTEGIIVSKISKLKEEETPIEEYEKSEGNYNQNAKIIAEVYRRYNIVLKNNNGMDFSDILVNTKKILEIPDVLNRIQEKFRYIMVDEYQDTNNIQYNIINKIAKKYGNICVVGDENQSIYGFRGANIQNILDFEKDYPDAEVVKLEENYRSTSVILDAANAVIKNNTSARDKKLWTKKTSGEKIKVLSCVDGREEVSLIINEILKGKVQEGKKYRDFTILYRINAQSRLFEEGFLRNNIPYKVFGGMQFYQRAEIKDVIAYLSVINNTQDSLNLTRILNVPKRKIGDKSLEKINDFAKENGISVYEALGKSQEITTLTANMRIVLSEFYDMMEYFREISESETVSELFKTLVKKIKYYDYLDSTYEDAESRRENIEELKNSITEMEKVVETMTLREYLENVSLVSATDNLEEERDYVKLMTIHNSKGLEFPNVFIAGMEDEIFPGQRAMFEPKELEEERRLCYVAITRAEDRLYISYAANRFMYGQESFRTPSKFIDEIPENLLERNTKVIEIKREKPKSDLSQFKKVITLDDLKKNAQTKSFPYSIGEKVFHKKFGLGIVIGVNEKKVEINFVDGKREIAMAVADKFLTKN comes from the coding sequence ATGAGTATATTAGACAGATTAAATGATAGACAAAGAGAAGCTGCATCTAAAATAGAGGGAGCATTGTTAATACTTGCAGGGGCAGGATCAGGAAAAACAAGAACTATTACATATAGGATAGCTCATATGATACGAGAGATAGGAATCTCTCCATATAGTATTTTAGCTGTTACATTTACAAATAAAGCAGCTAAAGAGATGAAAGAGAGAGTAGAGGATTTAATTGGTGAAGATGCTAAAAAAACAATGATATCTACATTTCACTCTTTTGGGTTAAGACTTCTTAGAATATATGGAGATCGTTTAGGATATGGAGCAAACTTTACTATCTATGATACAGATGATCAAAAGAGGGTAGTAAAAGGTATTTTAAAGGAGTTAGTAGTTAAGGATAAAAACTTAACTGAAGGAATAATAGTATCAAAAATTTCTAAATTAAAAGAGGAAGAGACTCCAATAGAAGAGTACGAAAAATCAGAGGGAAATTATAATCAAAATGCTAAAATTATAGCTGAAGTATATAGAAGATACAATATAGTTTTAAAAAATAATAATGGAATGGATTTTTCAGATATCTTAGTAAATACTAAAAAAATCTTAGAAATACCAGATGTTCTAAATAGAATACAGGAAAAATTTAGATATATAATGGTAGATGAGTATCAAGATACAAATAATATTCAATATAATATTATTAATAAAATTGCTAAAAAATATGGAAATATCTGTGTTGTTGGAGATGAAAATCAAAGTATATATGGATTTAGAGGAGCTAATATTCAAAATATATTAGATTTTGAAAAAGATTATCCAGATGCAGAAGTTGTAAAATTAGAGGAAAATTATCGTTCAACATCAGTGATACTAGATGCAGCTAATGCTGTAATAAAAAATAATACAAGTGCTAGAGATAAAAAACTTTGGACTAAAAAGACAAGTGGAGAAAAGATAAAAGTTCTTTCATGTGTAGATGGAAGAGAAGAGGTTTCTTTAATTATAAATGAAATTTTAAAAGGAAAAGTCCAAGAGGGTAAAAAATATAGAGATTTTACAATTTTATATAGAATAAATGCTCAATCAAGACTTTTTGAAGAGGGATTTTTAAGAAATAATATCCCATATAAAGTTTTTGGTGGTATGCAATTCTATCAAAGAGCAGAGATAAAAGATGTTATTGCTTATCTTTCAGTAATTAATAATACTCAAGATAGTCTAAATTTAACTAGAATTTTAAATGTTCCTAAGAGAAAAATAGGGGATAAAAGTTTAGAAAAAATAAATGACTTTGCAAAAGAAAATGGAATTTCAGTTTATGAAGCATTAGGAAAATCTCAGGAGATAACTACTTTAACTGCTAATATGAGAATAGTTCTTTCAGAGTTTTATGATATGATGGAATATTTTAGAGAGATTAGTGAAAGCGAAACTGTTTCTGAACTTTTTAAAACTTTAGTTAAAAAGATCAAATATTATGATTATTTAGATAGTACATACGAAGATGCAGAAAGTAGAAGAGAGAATATAGAAGAGTTAAAAAACTCTATTACAGAAATGGAAAAAGTTGTAGAAACTATGACATTAAGAGAGTATCTTGAAAATGTTTCATTGGTAAGTGCAACTGATAATCTTGAAGAGGAGAGAGATTATGTAAAACTGATGACTATCCATAACTCAAAAGGGTTAGAGTTTCCAAATGTATTTATAGCAGGAATGGAAGATGAAATTTTTCCAGGACAAAGAGCAATGTTTGAACCTAAAGAGCTAGAAGAGGAGAGAAGACTTTGTTATGTTGCTATAACAAGAGCAGAGGATAGATTATACATCTCTTATGCAGCTAATAGATTTATGTATGGACAAGAAAGTTTTAGAACTCCATCAAAATTTATTGATGAGATTCCAGAAAACTTACTAGAACGTAATACAAAAGTTATAGAAATTAAAAGAGAAAAGCCAAAATCAGATCTATCACAATTTAAAAAGGTAATAACTCTTGATGATTTGAAAAAAAATGCACAAACAAAATCATTTCCATATTCAATTGGAGAAAAAGTTTTCCATAAAAAATTTGGTTTGGGAATTGTCATAGGGGTAAATGAAAAGAAAGTTGAGATAAATTTTGTTGATGGAAAAAGAGAGATTGCTATGGCAGTTGCAGATAAATTTTTAACTAAAAATTAA
- the lpxB gene encoding lipid-A-disaccharide synthase produces the protein MKFFVSTGEVSGDLHLSYLVKAIHQENKNIKFYGVAGEHSKAQGVEIIQDITELAIMGFTEIIKKYSFLKKKANEYIEFIKKEKIDKVILVDYGGFNLKFLELLKKEVPEVEVFYYIPPKLWIWGKGRIKKLVKADHIMVIFPWEVDFYKKEGVKVVYFGNPFVDKYSVVERTGDKILLLPGSRKQEIKSLFPIMLELIEKRKNEKFLLKLSSREHLKWIEKDLTIYKNLEVEIEDKTLAQYVKECKTAIAASGTVTLELALLGIPVVVIYKTGFINAFIARHILKLGFVSLPNLTLNREVYPELLQERCNVQEIEKYLDHFENCKEKVAKDIAEVREKLSGNNIIKSYGEFLIKGE, from the coding sequence ATGAAATTTTTTGTATCAACAGGAGAGGTATCAGGAGATCTCCATCTTTCCTATCTTGTAAAAGCTATACATCAAGAGAATAAAAATATAAAGTTCTATGGAGTAGCAGGAGAGCATAGTAAAGCTCAAGGGGTAGAGATTATTCAAGATATAACAGAGTTAGCTATAATGGGTTTTACAGAGATAATAAAAAAATATAGTTTCTTGAAGAAAAAAGCCAATGAATATATAGAATTTATAAAAAAAGAGAAGATAGATAAAGTTATTTTAGTAGACTATGGAGGATTTAATCTAAAGTTCTTGGAGCTTTTAAAAAAAGAGGTTCCTGAAGTTGAAGTATTCTACTATATTCCACCAAAATTATGGATATGGGGAAAAGGGAGAATAAAAAAACTTGTAAAGGCTGATCATATAATGGTCATATTTCCTTGGGAAGTTGATTTTTATAAAAAAGAGGGAGTAAAAGTTGTATATTTTGGAAATCCTTTTGTAGATAAATACTCAGTAGTTGAAAGAACAGGAGATAAGATTTTACTATTACCTGGAAGTAGAAAGCAGGAGATAAAATCACTTTTTCCTATTATGTTAGAACTAATAGAAAAGAGAAAAAATGAGAAATTTTTATTGAAATTATCAAGTAGAGAACATTTAAAATGGATAGAGAAGGATTTAACTATCTATAAAAATCTTGAAGTTGAGATTGAAGATAAAACTTTGGCTCAATATGTAAAAGAGTGTAAAACTGCTATTGCTGCTTCAGGAACTGTAACATTGGAGTTAGCTCTATTGGGAATACCTGTAGTAGTGATATATAAAACAGGATTTATAAATGCCTTTATAGCAAGACATATACTTAAATTAGGTTTTGTTTCTTTACCTAATTTAACATTAAATAGAGAAGTTTATCCAGAACTTTTACAGGAGAGATGTAATGTTCAAGAGATAGAAAAATATTTAGATCATTTTGAGAATTGCAAAGAAAAGGTTGCAAAGGATATAGCAGAGGTGAGAGAAAAACTTTCTGGTAATAATATAATAAAAAGTTATGGGGAGTTTCTTATAAAAGGAGAATAA
- the fabZ gene encoding 3-hydroxyacyl-ACP dehydratase FabZ, protein MLDTLEIMKRIPHRYPFLLVDRIIEVNKEEQKIKGLKNVTINEEFFNGHFPGHPIMPGVLIVEGMAQCLGVLVMDGIEGKVPYFVGVEGAKFKSPIRPGDQVIYEVEVEKIKRNFVKAHGVAKVDGTVACEATFTFCITDK, encoded by the coding sequence ATGTTAGATACTTTAGAAATTATGAAAAGAATTCCACACAGATACCCATTTTTATTAGTGGATAGAATTATTGAGGTTAATAAAGAGGAACAAAAAATAAAAGGATTAAAAAATGTAACTATCAATGAGGAGTTCTTTAATGGACACTTTCCAGGACATCCTATAATGCCAGGAGTTCTTATTGTTGAAGGAATGGCTCAATGTTTAGGAGTACTTGTAATGGATGGAATTGAAGGGAAAGTTCCTTACTTTGTAGGAGTTGAAGGGGCAAAATTTAAAAGTCCTATAAGACCTGGAGATCAAGTAATTTATGAAGTTGAAGTAGAAAAAATAAAAAGAAACTTTGTAAAAGCTCATGGAGTAGCAAAAGTAGATGGAACAGTAGCTTGTGAGGCGACATTTACATTCTGTATAACAGATAAATAA
- the lpxC gene encoding UDP-3-O-[3-hydroxymyristoyl] N-acetylglucosamine deacetylase yields MYRKTLAKEISYSGIGLHKGENIDMKLIPHDKGIIFVRKDLEEGKNQIILDIENTFDLTRGTNLHNEYGAEVYTIEHFLSALYVAGITDLIVELNGNELPICDGSAKKFIELFEEAGIKELAEKVEPIVLKEPIYLSVNDKNIVALPYDGYKITYTIKFNHTFLKSQLAEFDIDLETYKKEIAPARTFGFDYEIEYLKQNNLALGGTLENAIVIKKDGVLNPDGLRFEDEFVRHKMLDIIGDFKVLNRPIKAHIIAIKAGHALDIEFAKLLKKN; encoded by the coding sequence ATGTATAGAAAGACATTAGCAAAAGAGATAAGCTATTCAGGAATAGGGCTTCACAAAGGTGAAAATATAGATATGAAATTAATTCCACATGATAAAGGGATTATTTTTGTAAGAAAAGATCTTGAAGAGGGAAAGAATCAGATAATTCTTGATATAGAAAATACTTTTGATCTAACTAGAGGGACAAATCTTCACAATGAATATGGAGCAGAGGTTTATACAATAGAGCATTTTTTATCAGCGCTATATGTTGCAGGAATAACAGATTTGATAGTAGAGTTAAATGGAAATGAACTTCCTATCTGTGATGGAAGTGCTAAGAAATTTATTGAACTATTTGAAGAGGCTGGAATTAAAGAGTTAGCTGAAAAAGTAGAACCTATAGTACTTAAAGAGCCGATATATTTAAGTGTAAATGATAAAAACATAGTGGCATTACCATATGATGGATATAAGATAACTTATACAATAAAATTTAATCACACTTTCTTAAAATCACAATTAGCTGAGTTTGATATAGATTTAGAAACTTATAAAAAAGAGATAGCACCAGCAAGAACTTTTGGTTTTGATTATGAGATAGAGTATTTGAAACAAAATAATCTAGCTCTTGGAGGAACTCTTGAAAATGCTATTGTTATTAAGAAAGATGGAGTTTTAAATCCAGATGGATTAAGATTTGAAGATGAGTTTGTAAGACATAAAATGCTTGATATAATAGGAGATTTTAAAGTTTTAAATAGACCTATTAAAGCTCATATAATAGCAATCAAAGCAGGACATGCTTTAGATATAGAATTTGCAAAATTATTAAAGAAAAATTAG
- the lpxA gene encoding acyl-ACP--UDP-N-acetylglucosamine O-acyltransferase, protein MVEIHSTAIIEEGAVIEDGVKIGPYCIIGKDVKIGKNTVLQSHVVIEGITEIGEENTIFSFVSIGKASQDLKYKNEPTKTIIGNRNSIREFVTIHRGTDDRWETRIGSGNLLMAYVHVAHDVIIGDGCILANNVTLAGHVVVDSFAIIGGLTPVHQFCRIGSYSMIGGASAVNQDICPFVLAEGNKAEIRGLNSIGLRRRGFTDEELSNLKKVYRIIFRNGLPLKEAIKQAEEQYGEDKNIKYLLEFINGSNRGITR, encoded by the coding sequence TTGGTAGAAATTCATAGCACTGCTATCATTGAAGAGGGAGCAGTTATAGAAGATGGAGTAAAAATAGGACCTTACTGTATTATAGGAAAAGATGTAAAAATAGGAAAAAATACAGTTTTACAATCTCATGTAGTTATAGAGGGAATAACAGAAATAGGAGAAGAAAATACAATTTTTTCATTTGTTTCTATTGGAAAAGCTTCTCAAGATTTAAAATATAAAAATGAACCAACAAAAACTATTATAGGAAATAGAAACTCAATAAGAGAGTTTGTAACTATCCACAGAGGTACAGATGATAGATGGGAAACAAGAATAGGAAGTGGAAATCTATTGATGGCTTATGTTCATGTGGCTCATGATGTTATTATTGGTGATGGATGTATTCTTGCAAATAATGTAACATTAGCTGGACATGTGGTAGTAGATAGTTTTGCTATAATAGGAGGACTTACACCAGTACATCAATTTTGTAGAATAGGATCATATTCTATGATTGGTGGAGCTAGTGCTGTAAATCAAGATATCTGTCCTTTTGTATTAGCTGAAGGAAATAAAGCAGAGATAAGAGGATTAAATAGTATAGGCTTAAGAAGAAGAGGTTTCACTGATGAGGAGCTTTCTAATCTTAAAAAAGTTTACAGAATAATATTTAGAAATGGACTTCCATTAAAAGAGGCAATTAAACAAGCTGAAGAACAATATGGAGAGGATAAAAATATAAAATATCTTCTAGAATTTATCAATGGAAGTAACAGGGGGATAACAAGATAA
- a CDS encoding ABC transporter ATP-binding protein, which translates to MKEKLGIFKNKSLNTFLRYSFKYKWVMFAVIVMSTISSAMGAVPAWLSKYLIDDVLVNKNAKMMVLVIVGIFVATITKVLTGYFASISSNYVTETIKRDIKIDVYTHLQHLPMSYFKQNKLGDIMARLSGDSATLGRIGFIIFDMFKEFLTVIALTFRMFQVDFILALIALIVMPLMIRVVKKYTKKIRKSGRIRQDTSGAVTAFIQETLSGVFVIKAFNNSDDMVERYKEISMDEFQKSYRSTKIKAKVSPINEVITTIMVLLVASYGGYQILVAKTMSAGDLISFVTALGLMSQPLKRLVNKNNDLQEALPSADRVIEILDVPVEQDHYGDEKELNGKIETMSFNNVSFHYDDSPELILKNINLDVKAGEVVAFVGKSGSGKTTLVNLIPRFFEVSEGNIEVNGINIKNLSLKKYRDYIGVVPQESFLFSGTVYDNIAFGKAGVTEEDIVKAAKMANAYDFIMELPNQFKTEVGERGTMLSGGQKQRIAIARALIQNPEIMILDEATSALDTESERLVQDALDKLMVNRTTFVIAHRLSTIINADKIVVMENGEIKEVGNHQELLRLNGLYRHLYEIQFGKQEKNIESEELEKEAVLV; encoded by the coding sequence ATGAAGGAAAAATTAGGAATTTTTAAAAATAAATCCTTAAATACTTTTTTAAGGTATAGTTTTAAATATAAGTGGGTTATGTTTGCAGTTATAGTAATGTCTACTATAAGTTCAGCAATGGGAGCAGTTCCAGCTTGGTTAAGTAAATATCTTATAGATGATGTATTGGTAAATAAAAATGCTAAAATGATGGTTCTAGTAATTGTTGGAATTTTTGTTGCTACTATTACTAAAGTTTTAACAGGATATTTTGCTTCAATATCATCTAACTATGTTACAGAGACAATAAAAAGAGATATAAAAATAGATGTATACACACATTTACAACATCTTCCAATGTCTTATTTTAAACAAAATAAACTTGGAGATATAATGGCTAGATTATCTGGTGACTCTGCAACATTGGGAAGAATAGGATTTATCATATTTGATATGTTTAAAGAGTTTTTAACAGTTATAGCTTTAACTTTTAGAATGTTTCAAGTAGATTTTATTCTTGCATTAATAGCTTTAATTGTTATGCCTTTAATGATTAGAGTAGTAAAAAAATACACTAAGAAGATTAGAAAATCTGGAAGAATTAGACAGGATACTTCAGGAGCAGTAACAGCTTTTATTCAAGAAACACTATCAGGAGTATTTGTAATTAAAGCTTTTAATAATAGTGATGATATGGTTGAGAGATATAAAGAGATAAGTATGGATGAGTTTCAAAAATCATATAGAAGCACTAAGATAAAGGCTAAAGTTTCTCCTATAAATGAAGTTATTACAACTATAATGGTACTATTAGTAGCTTCTTATGGGGGATATCAAATTTTAGTAGCTAAAACAATGAGTGCTGGAGATCTAATATCTTTTGTTACAGCTTTAGGATTGATGAGCCAACCATTAAAAAGACTTGTAAATAAAAACAATGATCTTCAAGAAGCATTACCATCAGCAGATAGGGTAATTGAAATATTAGATGTTCCAGTTGAGCAAGATCACTATGGAGATGAAAAAGAACTTAATGGTAAAATTGAAACTATGAGTTTTAATAATGTATCATTTCATTATGATGATTCACCAGAATTGATATTGAAAAATATAAATCTTGATGTTAAAGCAGGGGAAGTAGTAGCCTTTGTTGGAAAAAGTGGAAGTGGAAAAACAACTCTTGTAAATCTGATACCTAGATTTTTTGAAGTTTCAGAAGGTAATATAGAAGTTAATGGAATTAATATTAAAAATCTTTCATTAAAAAAATATAGAGACTATATTGGAGTCGTTCCTCAAGAAAGCTTCCTATTTAGTGGAACTGTTTATGATAATATAGCCTTTGGAAAGGCTGGGGTTACAGAGGAAGATATTGTAAAAGCAGCTAAAATGGCAAATGCTTATGACTTTATTATGGAGTTGCCTAATCAGTTTAAAACAGAGGTAGGAGAGCGTGGAACTATGCTTTCTGGTGGACAAAAACAGAGAATAGCAATAGCTAGAGCTCTAATTCAAAATCCAGAGATTATGATATTAGATGAGGCAACATCTGCTTTGGATACAGAATCAGAAAGATTGGTTCAAGATGCTTTAGATAAACTTATGGTAAATAGAACTACTTTTGTAATAGCTCATAGACTATCTACAATTATAAATGCAGATAAGATAGTTGTAATGGAAAATGGAGAGATAAAAGAGGTAGGAAATCATCAAGAACTTTTAAGATTAAATGGACTATATAGACATCTATATGAGATACAATTTGGTAAGCAAGAAAAAAATATAGAGAGTGAAGAGTTAGAAAAAGAAGCAGTGTTAGTATAA